The Buchnera aphidicola (Formosaphis micheliae) nucleotide sequence TAATTTATACTAATACTAGATAAAACAGAAAAATAATTTGGAAAAGTTTTGGAAGTACATCGAGGATCAATAATAGTAACTGAAGTTCCTGATAATGAAATTAAAGAAAAACACATTGCTATACGATGATCATTATAAGTTTCAATTACTGTATTATTAAATTTTTTTGGTGGACAAATCGATATAAAATCTTTTCCTTCATTTATGATTGCTCCTATTTTTCTTAATTCCGTACTCATAGCAGACAATCGATCACTTTCTTTTACTCTCCAATTATATATATTGCGGATAGTAGTAACTCCTGAAGAAAATAACGCAAGTATAGCTATAGTCATTGCTGAGTCTGGAATATCATTCATATCTAAATCAACTGATTTTAAAACATTTCTAGTACAAGAAATAAAGTTATTACCCCAAGTAATTATAGCACCCATTTTTTCTAAAATATTTGCAAAATAAATATCTCCTTGTATACTTTGTGAATTTAAACCAGTAACACAAACTGTACCTCCCTTTATAGCAGCAGCAGCTAAAAAATATGATGCTGAAGAAGCATCTCCTTCTATAAAATAATTTCCAGGAGATTTATATTCTTGCTTACCGGAAATATAAAAAATTCGATAAGAGTCATGAGTAATATTTACTCCAAATAATTTTATTAATTTTAATGTAAGATTAACGTAAGGTTGAGATACTAGTTTACCATCAATCATGATTTCTGTGTTTAATGGAGCAAGAGGCGCTGACATTAATAATGCACTTAAAAACTGACTGGAAATATTTCCTTTTATTGTTAATTTGCCACCTAAAAAACCACCCTTTATTTTAATAGGAAGATAAAATTTTTTTTCACAATATATAATTTTAGCACTACCTTGTCTTAGTGTATCTATTAAATCATGAATAGGACGTTCTTTCATTCTTTTGTCACCAGTCAGTAATATATTATTATTATTCCCTAAAGATAACATAGCTACTAAAGGTCTTAAAGCAGTACCAGCATTTCCTAAAAACAAAGAAATGTTTTTATGTTTCATATTCAAAAATTGATTGTTACCGTATATTTTACAAGTTGTATTATTGTCAGATAAAACATATTTTATACCAATAGCTTTTAATGCATATAACATATATTGAACATCATCACTATCTAATAAATTAGTTACATAAGTTATTCCACACGATACGGCAGATAATAATAATACTCTGTTAGAAATACTTTTTGAACCAGGTAACTGTACATTCCCATTAATGTAATGAATAGGATTTAATGTTAGAACATTTTTCATCTATAAAAAATTCCTCTTTTAAAAAATTCTTATGCACTTATAGAAAAGTTATCATCAATTTAATATTAACCATATTTATTTTCAAAATAGACCATAAATTCTATCAACTTTTTAACTCCTTTAATTGACATAGCATTATAAATTGAAGCCCTAAAACCACCTACAATACGATGACCTTTTAATGCATATAAACCATTTTCTAACGATTCTTCTAAAAATATTTTATTTAATTTATAATTCGATAATTTAAACGTAACATTCATATATGATCTGTTGTTTTTATCGATATTGTTTATATATAAATTACTTTTATCTATTGTATTATATAATAAATTTGCTTTAACTGTATTAATATTTTGAATATTCTTAACTCCTCCTTTATTTTTTAACCATTTAAAAACTAATCCTGAGACATACCAAGAAAATGTACTTGGAGTATTAAAAAGAGAGGAATGCTTAGCTATTTTTTTATAGTCTAATATGGAAGGAATAACAATATTTTTTGTATGTAATAAATCATTTCTAATAATAATTAAAGTAATACCAGAAACACCAATATTTTTTTGAGCACTAGCATAAATTATTCCATATTTTTTTATATTAATTACACGTGATAAAATAGTAGAAGAAAAATCACCTACTATTAATTTATCGTTAAAAAATGGTTCTTCGTTAATAGCTATGCCTTCTATTGTTTCATTAGGACAATAATGAATGTACGAAGATTTAGTGCTAATTTTCCAATCGTGCATAGGTAAAATATAAACATTGTTATTAACTATCTTTTGCACTTTTATTAAATTAGGACTGCAATATTTTTTTGCTTCTACAAAAGCTGCATGCGACCAATAACCATTATCAATATAATCAGGATTACTATTTGTATTTAATAAATTCATAGGAACAGCAGAAAATTGTCCTCTTGCACCGCCATGACAAAATAATACTTTATAATTTTCTGGTATATTTAGTAACTCTCGTAAATCCATTTCAATATCATAAATATGTTCCATAAATTGTTCGCTTCTATGACTAATTTCTAGAATTGATATTCCTAATTTTTTCCAATTATTAAACTCTTCTTTAACACGTTTCATTACTGAAACAGGTAACATGGCTGGACCAGCGCTAAAGTTATAGATTATTTTCATTAATTTTTCTTTATTATATATATGATTTTCTATGACAAATCATCCATTATTAAGGTTATGTTGTATTATTTATCAGTATTACAGATTATTTTAAATAATAAGGAAGTAGTATTTATCAAATATAATATATTTATTTAAAATATATATATTTTTTTAATGATATAATGATATCAATTTTAGTCCATTCATATAAGGTATTTGTAAAATTTTAGGAATAGAAATACTACCATCAGAGTGTTGATAATTTTCTAAAATAGCAGCTAATGTTCTACCTATAGCTAATCCAGATCCATTAATTGTATGTAAAAAACATGTTTTATTCATACAATTACTACGAAAACGAGATTTCATTCTACGTGATTGAAAATCAGACATATTAGAACATGATGAAACTTCTCGATAAGTATTTTGACTAGGAAACCACACTTCTAAGTCATATGTTTTATTTGCAGAAAATCCTAAATCTCCAGTACATAAAAGTATTTTCCTATATGGCAAATCCAACAATTGTAATACTTTTTCTGCATGATTGGTTAGTTCTTCTAATTTTTCTATCGATTTTTTCGGATGAACAATTTGTACTATTTCTACTTTTTCAAACTGATGCATACGAATTAAACCTCTCGTATCTTGTCCATAAGAAGATGACTCAGAACGAAAACAAGGTGTTAACGCTGTTAACTTAATTGGTAATTCATTTTCTTTAATAATTTTATTTCTTATAAAATTTGTTAAAGGTACTTCAGAAGTTGGTATTAATGCATATTTTTCTTTATTTGATCCTTCTGAAAAATGATTAACATAAAATAAATCATTTTTAAATTTAGGAAATTGCCCTGTTCCATATAAACTATTATAATTTACTAAATAAGGTACGTTAACTTCCGTATATCCATGTTGTCTTGTATGTACATCTAACATAAATTGTCCTAAAGCTCTGTGTAATAAAGCTATATGACCTTTCATTAATACAAATCTAGATCCAGACATTTCCGCAGCTGAATTCCAATCAAAACCACATACATTATTTCCTAAAGTCACATGATCTTTAATAAAAAAATCATATTTTTTTATATTTCCCCACAAGCTAATAACTTTATTATCTATAGATGATAATCCATTAGGTATATCTTTATCTGGAATATTTGGTATTTCTATTAAAAAAATATGAATTTTATTTTTTAATATATTTAATTCAGATTTTATAATCTTTAATTTTTGATTAATTTCTAATACTTGATCTATTAATAATTTGACATTATTATGAGTATTCTTTTTCTGTCCTATTAATTTAGATAAAACATTACGACGTGCCTGTAGAGTTTCAGTATTTATTTGTAATTTTTTTCTTTCTTTTTCCATAGATATAAAATGTTGTATATCTAATATAAAACCTCGTTTTAATAACTGTTTAGCAATTAATTCAGGATTATTCTTTAATAAATTAGGGTCAATCATAATATTTTAAATTCATTAATTAATAGTTAAAAGTAATGTATTTGTATAAGACTTAAATTTATCATTTATATTATAATAATCAATATTTTTAGATAAAATAACTATAAAAATATATTTTTTATCCTTAAAATAATATGTATATATTACATTATTATACAGTAATAGTATAATACTATTATAGTAATTTGAAATTGTTATACAAACTGTTCTATTAGCAATATATAAAAAATAAATATTGCTAAAAATTAATATAATTTTAGTTAATAAAATATATGCTTTTTTACCTTTTTTTATATCAATAAAAATAACTCAATTGTATTATTTAGTAGTATTAGAAAATGTTTTTTTTATATATAATATAAAATACATTTATTCATATTTAAGTACATTCAATACTAAAAATGACAAAAAAATTGATTATTATAGGTTCCGGTCCAGCTGGATATACTGCAGCTATATATGCCGCAAGAGCTAATCTAAATCCCATATTAATTACCGGTGATAATGCGGGAGGTCAATTAATTAACACTGACAAGATTGAAAATTGGCCAGGAGATCATACAACAATATCTGGATTTGAATTAATGCATCGTATGTATATACATGCAACAAAATTAAATACTTATATATTAAATGATCACGTAATTACTATTGACTTAAAAAGAAAACCTTTTTTTCTCATAACTAAAACCAAAAAAGAATATACTGCTCATACAATAATAATTGCTACAGGAGCATTAGCACGTTATTTAGGATTGCCTTCTGAAAAAAAATTTCAAGGACGCGGTGTATCAACATGTGCTATTTGTGATGGATTTTTTCATAAAAATAAAAGTGTAGCAGTCGTAGGTGGAGGAAATACAGCCATAGAAGAAGCGCTGTACTTATCAAATATAGCTAATAAAGTATATTTAATTCATAGAAGAAATACATTTCGAGCAGAAAAAATATTAGTTAAACGTCTTTATGATAAAATAAATAATAATCAAATTGTACTATGTACTAACTACATAATATCAGAAATTATTGGTGATACATCAGGTGTTACTGGAGTTAAAATTTGTTCTATAAATAATATTAATAATTATAAAATATTAAATATCTCAGGATTATTTATTGCTATTGGAAATATTCCAAATAGTAATTTATTTAAAAATCAACTAGACATGAATAATGGATATATAAAAGTAAATTATAATATTCATGAAAACTCTACTCAGACAAGTATTCCTGGTGTTTTTGCTGCAGGAGATATTGTAGATCATATTTATCGACAAGCCATAACTGCTTCAGCTTCTGGATGTATGGCAGCATTAGATGCTGAACGATATATAGAAAAATATATTTCATAATTTTTTAATAAATTTTAATAAATAAAGAACAATACAATTAATTTATATAATCAATTTAAAATTATTTAATATTATAAAAATTTGATATAAAATTAAAAAAAATGAATATATTATTCAGTTAATTATTTTTTTATAAAATAAACACTATATAATATAAAAATATATTTTATATTATTATAATTTATATTTTTTTAAATTAACTTTTGTGACAATTAAACAAATCTAGAGACAATAATGAGCAAAGAAGAAAATATAGAAATACAAGGCACAGTTATAGATACTTTACCAAATACCACATTTCGAGTAGAATTAGATAATCAACATATTATTACTGCACATATTTCAGGTAAAATGAGAAAAAATTATATCCGTATACTAACTGGCGATAAAGTTACTGTTGCACTTACTCCTTATGATTTAAGTAAAGGTAGAATTATTTTTAGAAGTAGATAATATATTTTAAATATAAATATAATTAATTTATTTAAAATAATTAATATAAAATATTTATATATTTTAAATTATAATATATAAAGTATATAATTAATATACACTTAATTAAACAGAAATTAATGTATAATACTAATGCATATTTTTTATTCTAATACAATATTTTTTATATTAAATAAACGTATTCATAGATATATGAATACAAACATCAATTTAAAATGGTTTCATATTATGAAACCATTTTAAATACACTAAAAACATATAATAAATAATTAAAATATATATATAAAATATATAATTCAAAATTAAACAACAATTTTTAATTTATTAATATAAGAAAAAAATGAGAACTAAATATTGTGGTGAATTAAGATTAACTGATGTAAACACAAAAGTAGTATTATGTGGTTGGGTAAATCAACATAGGATATTTAAGAAAGTAGTTTTTATAGAAATTCGTGATCAAACAGGTTTAGTTCAAGTATGTTTTGATAAAAATACTGTAGAATTTAAAAATTCTTTAAAATTAAAAAATGAATTTTGTATTCAAATAGTAGGATTTGTTAAAGAAAGAGATAATAAAAATAAGAACACCAATATATTAACAGGAGATATTGAAATATTAGCAACACAACTAATTATAATCAATAATTCTGATCCTTTACCTTTAGACTATAAAAAAAATAATTCTGAAGAACTACGTTTAAAATATAGATATTTAGATCTTCGTAGATTTGATATGATTCATAGAATTAAAATTCGTAATAAAATTTTAAATATTGTAAGATTATTTATGCAAGATAACTTATTTTTAGAAATTGAAACTCCAATATTAACTAAATCTACTCCTGAAGGTGCTAGAGATTATGTTATTCCAAGTAGAATACATTCTGGAAAATTCTACGCCTTACCTCAATCTCCTCAATTATTTAAACAAATATTAATGATGTCAGGTATTGATAGGTATTATCAAATTGCGAAATGTTTTCGAGATGAAGACTTACGTTCTGATAGACAACCAGAATTTACACAAATAGATATTGAAGTGTCTTTTATGAATACTAATAACTTTTGTTATATGATGGAACAAATGATTACTAAAATATGGAAAAAAATAAAAAATGTAAATTTAACTAATTTTCCTAAAATAACATTTGATGAATCTATAAAACGATTTGGATCTGATAAACCAGATTTAAGAAATCCAATAGAATTTGTAAACGTAACAAATATATTAAGTCATATTGACAATAGTACATCATTATCTCATGAAACTAAAAATTCTATTATCGCTATATGTATTCCACAAGGCATTACTTTATCCAATAAAAAGTTAATTTATTATAATAATTTTGTAAAAAAATATGGCGTAAAAGAATTAATTTATATTAAAATTAAAAATATAGAATTAGGAGTAAATGGTATTAAAAGTTCAATATTAAACCATTTGAACGATACTATCATTTTACAATTAATTAAAAAAATATGTGCAAAAAATGGAGACTTAATATTAATTATATCTGATAAAATTAATATTGTAAATCAATCCTTAAGTGCTTTGCGTTTAAAAATAGGAAATGATTTAAATATTACTAATCGATTAATTTGGAAACCTGTTTGGATCACTGATTTTCCTTTATTTAAAAAAAATAAAGAAAATTGTTTTTCTGCAATACATCATCCTTTTACAGCTCCTAAAAATATAACAATAGAACAAATAAAAAAAACACCAGAAAAAGTTATTGCAAATTCTTATGACATGATTATTAATGGATATGAAATCGGAGGTGGTTCTGTAAGAAATCATATTAAAAAAATGCAACAAACTATTTTTGAAATTTTAAATATTAACACTACTGTTCAAAACGAACAGTTTGGTTTTTTTATGGACGCTTTAAATTACGGAGCACCTCCCCATGCTGGAATGGCTTTCGGACTAGATCGATTAACTATGCTATTAACAGATTGCCAAAATATTCGAGATGTTATCGCATTTCCAAAAACTACTACAGCATATTGCCCAATGACTAATGCTCCCAGTCGTATTAATTCGGATTTTTTGAAAGAATTATCTATTAATATAAAATAAATTATTAAAATTTTAAAACAATAAAAAACAAACTTAATTTTTTAAATAAAAATAATATATACATTTATTATATAAATAAAATTATTTTAAATTTTATTCAAAACTAAGATTATATAATATAAATTAATAGACAATGAAATTAATAGAAAACAGACTAATACAAAAATAAAAAATAGTAAAAAATATTAAAAAAAGTAAATTATTTTAAAAAAAATATTAAATAATTAACTATTTCTATAAAATGTAGAGAAAAAATTTGAATATAATTGATTTATCAAACACTACTATAAAACAAATGAAATTTTCATCTACTGAAATAAATTATACAAAAAAACTATTTTTTAAAGAGTTTATTTTAAAAAATTACATTAATCAAATAAAATATAAAAGTTTTTAAAAAAAATTGATATGATATTAAATTTTTATAGTAATAATAAAAATATATAGTGTATGAAATGCAAATATATTTTTCTAAATATAACTTGACTGTAGAACTGATTAAATCAGTAACCATTGATTAAAAAATAATAATATTTAAAAACAAATGAATATTATTAAAAAACAAAACAATATATGACTCATAACATAAAAATTATTAATTATATATATATTATTATTACTAACAATATGATAAAAATAAAATTAATAAATATGTTGATAATTCTATCAGTTTAACTATTAATTATACAGAATGTATTTTTTAATACTCAAATGATAATTATATTAGATGAATAAGATACTATATCAGTTAATTATTGACTAAAACAGTTATATTAAAACAAAAATATAAAAAATTATAAGATTTTTAAAGAAAAAACCTTATAATATATTTATATCATGAAAAATATTTTTTAAATAAAAATTATTTTATCATATAACTTATTACAAAAAAAATTAATAAACTCAATACTATAGAAGAACTAATTGGAAAACTAAATAATATAGATATAATTATACCACTTGTCATACCGAACATACCAATGATAGTAGCCAAAATAGCCATTTGTTCTGGAGAACTAGAAAACCTTTTGGAAATTGCAGCTGGCATAATCAATAGTGACGTAATTATCAAAGAACCAATTAATTTAATAGCTATAATTATAGTTAATGTTGTAATAAACATAAAAATTAAACGAATTTTAAAAATATTTACACCTTCAATAATAGCTAATTCTGGATTAATTGAACATAATAAAATTTTATTCCAATAAATGTATAATATTAATAAAATAATTGTAATTATCATTGCAACCATAACAACATCAAACAATGTTATTTTC carries:
- the serC gene encoding 3-phosphoserine/phosphohydroxythreonine transaminase, encoding MKIIYNFSAGPAMLPVSVMKRVKEEFNNWKKLGISILEISHRSEQFMEHIYDIEMDLRELLNIPENYKVLFCHGGARGQFSAVPMNLLNTNSNPDYIDNGYWSHAAFVEAKKYCSPNLIKVQKIVNNNVYILPMHDWKISTKSSYIHYCPNETIEGIAINEEPFFNDKLIVGDFSSTILSRVINIKKYGIIYASAQKNIGVSGITLIIIRNDLLHTKNIVIPSILDYKKIAKHSSLFNTPSTFSWYVSGLVFKWLKNKGGVKNIQNINTVKANLLYNTIDKSNLYINNIDKNNRSYMNVTFKLSNYKLNKIFLEESLENGLYALKGHRIVGGFRASIYNAMSIKGVKKLIEFMVYFENKYG
- the serS gene encoding serine--tRNA ligase, which translates into the protein MIDPNLLKNNPELIAKQLLKRGFILDIQHFISMEKERKKLQINTETLQARRNVLSKLIGQKKNTHNNVKLLIDQVLEINQKLKIIKSELNILKNKIHIFLIEIPNIPDKDIPNGLSSIDNKVISLWGNIKKYDFFIKDHVTLGNNVCGFDWNSAAEMSGSRFVLMKGHIALLHRALGQFMLDVHTRQHGYTEVNVPYLVNYNSLYGTGQFPKFKNDLFYVNHFSEGSNKEKYALIPTSEVPLTNFIRNKIIKENELPIKLTALTPCFRSESSSYGQDTRGLIRMHQFEKVEIVQIVHPKKSIEKLEELTNHAEKVLQLLDLPYRKILLCTGDLGFSANKTYDLEVWFPSQNTYREVSSCSNMSDFQSRRMKSRFRSNCMNKTCFLHTINGSGLAIGRTLAAILENYQHSDGSISIPKILQIPYMNGLKLISLYH
- the aspS gene encoding aspartate--tRNA ligase, yielding MRTKYCGELRLTDVNTKVVLCGWVNQHRIFKKVVFIEIRDQTGLVQVCFDKNTVEFKNSLKLKNEFCIQIVGFVKERDNKNKNTNILTGDIEILATQLIIINNSDPLPLDYKKNNSEELRLKYRYLDLRRFDMIHRIKIRNKILNIVRLFMQDNLFLEIETPILTKSTPEGARDYVIPSRIHSGKFYALPQSPQLFKQILMMSGIDRYYQIAKCFRDEDLRSDRQPEFTQIDIEVSFMNTNNFCYMMEQMITKIWKKIKNVNLTNFPKITFDESIKRFGSDKPDLRNPIEFVNVTNILSHIDNSTSLSHETKNSIIAICIPQGITLSNKKLIYYNNFVKKYGVKELIYIKIKNIELGVNGIKSSILNHLNDTIILQLIKKICAKNGDLILIISDKINIVNQSLSALRLKIGNDLNITNRLIWKPVWITDFPLFKKNKENCFSAIHHPFTAPKNITIEQIKKTPEKVIANSYDMIINGYEIGGGSVRNHIKKMQQTIFEILNINTTVQNEQFGFFMDALNYGAPPHAGMAFGLDRLTMLLTDCQNIRDVIAFPKTTTAYCPMTNAPSRINSDFLKELSINIK
- a CDS encoding iron chelate uptake ABC transporter family permease subunit, whose product is MITELFLQGWLAGMLLTLVTGPLGSFIVWRRMTFLSDTLSHSSLLGLAGGIFFNINPFYMVLFLLLILSLFIVILEQDLYLSLDLILGIMTNSAVSLSMIIFNCISEKNRIDVSNYFFGNLLKITLFDVVMVAMIITIILLILYIYWNKILLCSINPELAIIEGVNIFKIRLIFMFITTLTIIIAIKLIGSLIITSLLIMPAAISKRFSSSPEQMAILATIIGMFGMTSGIIISILFSFPISSSIVLSLLIFFVISYMIK
- the infA gene encoding translation initiation factor IF-1; translation: MSKEENIEIQGTVIDTLPNTTFRVELDNQHIITAHISGKMRKNYIRILTGDKVTVALTPYDLSKGRIIFRSR
- the aroA gene encoding 3-phosphoshikimate 1-carboxyvinyltransferase, encoding MKNVLTLNPIHYINGNVQLPGSKSISNRVLLLSAVSCGITYVTNLLDSDDVQYMLYALKAIGIKYVLSDNNTTCKIYGNNQFLNMKHKNISLFLGNAGTALRPLVAMLSLGNNNNILLTGDKRMKERPIHDLIDTLRQGSAKIIYCEKKFYLPIKIKGGFLGGKLTIKGNISSQFLSALLMSAPLAPLNTEIMIDGKLVSQPYVNLTLKLIKLFGVNITHDSYRIFYISGKQEYKSPGNYFIEGDASSASYFLAAAAIKGGTVCVTGLNSQSIQGDIYFANILEKMGAIITWGNNFISCTRNVLKSVDLDMNDIPDSAMTIAILALFSSGVTTIRNIYNWRVKESDRLSAMSTELRKIGAIINEGKDFISICPPKKFNNTVIETYNDHRIAMCFSLISLSGTSVTIIDPRCTSKTFPNYFSVLSSISIN
- the trxB gene encoding thioredoxin-disulfide reductase, which produces MTKKLIIIGSGPAGYTAAIYAARANLNPILITGDNAGGQLINTDKIENWPGDHTTISGFELMHRMYIHATKLNTYILNDHVITIDLKRKPFFLITKTKKEYTAHTIIIATGALARYLGLPSEKKFQGRGVSTCAICDGFFHKNKSVAVVGGGNTAIEEALYLSNIANKVYLIHRRNTFRAEKILVKRLYDKINNNQIVLCTNYIISEIIGDTSGVTGVKICSINNINNYKILNISGLFIAIGNIPNSNLFKNQLDMNNGYIKVNYNIHENSTQTSIPGVFAAGDIVDHIYRQAITASASGCMAALDAERYIEKYIS